In a single window of the Trichoderma breve strain T069 chromosome 6, whole genome shotgun sequence genome:
- a CDS encoding triose-phosphate transporter family domain-containing protein, which yields MSEAPEARPPPSRRRIALVVLFHSTCAILSTILSKSALNGIDAPVTLLAFQTTVQVVLLTTIGYFTKWITLSRPVSAWIALLPLTAARLVGILAKTYCLASVNASVYQIARGLLLPFTLMLSLLVLRPRPYYPPLSLGGCAMVMAGFGAGMASDYSQMLTSGKGVLLGVISSFTTAVESVVVKRFLGKSSEGMWQMVWMSNVMAVGFYMPLLVLSGELGTTAALFSSTATAEVSATARQFLGTAVLTGVAGFLLTIATFMQIEVTSPTTHMIVTAARGVAQSAIAVVTLGEPITANRAGSMALILSGSALYGWAKDRYAHSKKGSYLPVAQEAQESQLDTLNKEGR from the exons ATGAGTGAAGCTCCAGAGGCCCGTCCGCCGCCCTCCAGGCGCCGAATCGCCTTGGTTGTGCTCTTCCACTCGACGTGCGCCATCTTGAGTACAATCCTTTCCAAATCTGCGTTAAACGGCATCGACGCTCCCGTGACATTGCTGGCTTTCCAGACCACCGTACAAGTTGTGCTCCTCACAACCATCGGCTACTTTACAAAATGGATTACACTGTCAAGACCCGTTTCG GCTTGGATTGCACTTCTCCCACTCACTGCTGCCCGACTTGTCGGCATTCTCGCAAAGACATACTGCTTGGCTTCCGTTAATGCATCGGTCTACCAAATCGCTCGAGGACTTCTACTCCCATTCACCCTCATGCTGTCGCTTCTCGTCCTCCGACCACGCCCTTACTACCCGCCGTTGTCTCTTGGTGGATGCGCCATGGTCATGGCTGGTTTTGGCGCCGGAATGGCATCGGATTACAGCCAGATGCTTACCAGTGGCAAGGGTGTATTGCTCGGAGTCATCTCTAGTTTCACCACAGCCGTCGAGTCCGTTGTCGTCAAGCGTTTTCTTGGCAAGAGCAGCGAAGGAATGTGGCAGATGGTCTGGATGTCGAATGTCATGGCCGTTGGATTTTACATGCCgctgcttgtcttgtctggcGAACTGGGCACTACTGCAGCTCTTTTCAGCTCGACAGCCACAGCTGAAGTGTCTGCCACTGCTCGCCAGTTCCTAGGCACAGCAGTGCTTACTGGCGTGGCCGGATTCTTGCTCACGATAGCAACCTTCATGCAAATCGAAGTCACTAGTCCAACCACTCACATGATTGTGACAGCCGCACGAGGTGTGGCCCAAAGCGCCATCGCCGTTGTGACTCTTGGAGAGCCAATCACTGCCAATCGTGCAGGCAGCATGGCTCTCATTCTAAGTGGAAGTGCCCTATACGGTTGGGCCAAAGACCGTTATGCGCATAGCAAAAAGGGAAGCTATTTGCCCGTTGCTCAAGAGGCTCAAGAGTCTCAACTCGATACATTAAACAAAGAAGGCCGATAG
- a CDS encoding cytochrome p450 domain-containing protein, whose protein sequence is MALSELLVDMESLPTLAWVSPALTAVAVILVALFSGYRKSPKGFNVPTLGEDSQMRYVQEADVLLREGYEKFKNTIFQVLTPDGPRLFLPRKFANELKPFKRHEASGMKALADRHLGHYTTIDHESDVMLGAIKIDLNRNLGLFVGDVEQEVAHCFKTKFPSCEEWTPVDLHETLLRIVAQASARIFVGYPMCRNDEWLECSTKFALDVMTGGEKLKLWHPWLRPFAQYWIPEMRRIRGDHQRALDLLMPELKKRATETRHPDEPPRQDMIQWMQQRAQKLGDKSFDYKELANLQMLTATAAIHTTRLAIIHALYDIAARPEYIAPLREEIREVTRDTNGVLQKQHLTQMRKLDSFMKESQRHSPPSVATYQRKAMIPIDLSNGFHIPKGTIVQCNTNILDETPAAWGAPHEFDGFRFYRLRENPEDTNRFQFASPSYDSMQFGFGNDACPGRFFASNQIKIILSYILSNYDIKFEDSVKGRPKNFMFEVNVLADPTVKVLFKKL, encoded by the exons ATGGCACTCTCAGAGTTGCTGGTAGACATGGAGTCACTCCCTACGCTGGCGTGGGTATCGCCTGCCCTAACAGCTGTGGCCGTCATACTCGTAGCTCTGTTTTCTGGTTACCGGAAATCACCAAAAGGCTTCAATGTTCCTACGCTTGGTGAAGATTCTCAGATGCGATATGTGCAAGAAGCCGACGTCCTTCTTCGAGAGGGATATGAAAAG TTCAAAAATACCATTTTCCAAGTTCTTACACCAGATGGCCCAAGACTTTTTCTACCAAGAAAATTTGCCAATGAGTTGAAGCCATTTAAGCGGCATGAAGCCAGCGGAATGAAGGCTCTAGCTGAC cgtcatcttggccattaCACCACAATTGATCATGAAAGCGACGTGATGCTTGGAGCTATCAAGATTGATTTGAACAGGAACTTAGGCTTGTTTGTCGGGGATGTGGAACAAGAAGTTGCCCACTGCTTCAAGACCAAATTCCCCTCTTGCGAAG AATGGACCCCAGTTGATCTCCACGAGACACTGCTTCGAATTGTAGCCCAAGCTTCTGCTCGTATCTTTGTCGGTTATCCAATGTGCCGAAATGATGAGTGGCTTGAGTGTAGCACCAAATTCGCATTAGATGTCATGACTGGTGGTGAAAAATTAAAACTGTGGCACCCATGGCTTCGTCCATTCGCCCAATACTGGATCCCAGAGATGAGACGGATCAGGGGCGATCATCAGCGTGCGCTTGATCTGCTGATGCcggagttgaagaagagagccacAGAAACAAGACACCCTGATGAGCCGCCTCGACAAGATATGATACAGTGGATGCAACAGAGAGCTCAAAAGCTTGGAGACAAGTCATTTGACTACAAAGAATTGGCGAATTTGCAAATGCttacagcaacagcagccattCACACAACCAGATTAGCTATCATTCATGCCCTGTACGACATTGCAGCCCGTCCTGAATACATAGCACCTCTTAGAGAAGAAATCAGAGAGGTAACCAGAGACACCAACGGTGTTCTACAAAAACAGCACTTGACACAGATGAGAAAgcttgacagcttcatgaAGGAGTCTCAAAGACATAGTCCTCCGTCTGTTG CTACTTACCAGCGAAAAGCCATGATTCCAATTGATCTATCTAACGGCTTTCACATCCCTAAAGGAACAATTGTGCAGTGTAATACCAACATTCTCGATGAAACGCCAGCTGCATGGGGCGCGCCACATGAGTTTGACGGTTTCAGATTTTACCGTCTGCGAGAGAATCCTGAAGACACCAACAGGTTTCAGTTTGCGAGTCCATCATACGATAGCATGCAGTTCGGTTTCGGCAATGACGCATGCCCTGGTCGGTTTTTTGCTAGCAACCAGATCAAGATTATCCTGTCCTACATCCTTTCAAATTATGACATCAAATTTGAAGATTCAGTAAAGGGACGGCCAAAGAACTTTATGTTCGAGGTCAATGTTTTGGCAGACCCCACGGTAAAGGTGTTATTTaagaaattataa
- a CDS encoding capsular polysaccharide synthesis protein domain-containing protein, protein MAPSKVEEVSHHTSTAKPEVPDGLKLIPAEKLDLRSDEEIAAWLQLRHPVTSDKNVWAFWHSGYSNMAPWVQRNVINWVRRLGPEWTVHLLDRVPNSETNIYHFVEESFFPDAFNNNTMDGPHVGPHQGDLIRLPLLWKYGGVWMDAGSFLFRHIDDICWKEIEDPASPYEMAGFVIEIRPECLTMLNGFIAAKRNNPFIKRWHDIYLALWEGKTNSHGFHKSPLLKHLPLLCPPVDKMNCPDLGVMMEGFSDYLSHFMAFERLRKIIDPSDGFNGPEYYAKHMFLASALQETFYFQQVTGWSGTRQFELLTKQRVGEGVVKDETWQAAEDFVKDALANTSTMKLSHGPPGALDSFLADLWDSEEHHDKDNIEGTFAAYLRYGSVHFDQTRKLKPLEFDITKEEILHLGVLEPKKD, encoded by the coding sequence atgGCCCCTTCCAAGGTTGAAGAAGTATCCCACCATACGAGCACGGCCAAGCCAGAGGTCCCTGATGGTTTGAAGCTCATACCAGCAGAAAAGCTGGACCTTCGTTCAGATGAAGAGATTGCAGCATGGCTTCAACTTCGACATCCGGTCACGTCAGATAAGAATGTTTGGGCATTCTGGCACTCTGGCTACAGCAACATGGCCCCATGGGTTCAGCGGAATGTCATCAATTGGGTTCGCCGTCTCGGTCCCGAATGGACAGTACACCTTCTCGACCGGGTGCCCAATTCCGAGACCAACATCTACCACTTTGTCGAGGAATCATTTTTTCCCGATGCGTTTAATAACAATACTATGGATGGACCTCACGTCGGCCCTCATCAAGGAGATCTTATCAGGCTTCCACTGTTGTGGAAATATGGCGGTGTTTGGATGGACGCCGGCTCATTCTTGTTTCGACATATAGATGATATCTGCTGGAAAGAGATTGAGGACCCTGCCTCGCCTTATGAGATGGCCGGTTTCGTTATCGAGATACGCCCTGAATGCCTCACTATGCTCAATGGATTTATTGCGGCCAAACGCAATAACCCATTTATTAAGCGCTGGCATGATATCTATTTAGCACTTTGGGAAGGGAAGACAAACTCTCATGGCTTCCACAAGTCTCCTCTTCTCAAgcatttgcctcttctctgccCACCTGTGGACAAGATGAACTGTCCAGATCTTGGTGTAATGATGGAAGGCTTCAGCGATTACCTTTCGCACTTTATGGCCTTTGAGCGTCTAAGGAAGATCATAGATCCATCAGATGGGTTCAATGGTCCAGAATACTATGCCAAGCATATGTTTCTGGCTTCCGCCCTTCAGGAAACATTTTACTTTCAGCAAGTGACGGGCTGGTCTGGCACACGCCAATTTGAGCTTCTTACGAAACAACGCGTGGGCGAAGGTGTTGTCAAGGATGAAACTTGGCAAGCTGCAGAGGATTTTGTCAAAGATGCACTTGCCAATACATCTACCATGAAGCTCTCTCACGGCCCACCCGGAGCTTTGGATTCCTTTTTGGCAGACCTTTGGGATTCTGAAGAACACCATGATAAGGATAACATAGAAGGAACATTTGCAGCCTATCTGCGATACGGAAGCGTGCATTTCGATCAGACGCGCAAGTTGAAGCCACTTGAGTTTGACATTACGAAGGAAGAGATACTCCACCTCGGAGTTTTAGAGCCAAAGAAGGATTAG
- a CDS encoding terpene synthase family, metal binding domain-containing protein, with translation MDQLRSLVFFIRDVALKHTLGTSHTKNDTTEIFDERKEVIKRVLNKKVLVPDILALMPGWLSEFQPDIDEINLEIDEWLKTVNVAEEKKAKHRARGNYTLLTGIYYPHCTKDKMLVLSQFLYWIFFWDDEIDTGGELTHDREGTLQCCAETNKCVDDCLGPNPNYTPPPGSRGTVEILYPILRDLRKGLGPSSIERLRKELHDYINGASTQQAVREADHLPDPWDHFNNRANDVGAIPSITQNEFAMEFELPEWVRRHEAMEEIVLECTKLTILVNEVQSSQKEFRVSQLENLCFLFMNTNNLSIEEAIDKVLGILKEHYEICVAAEARLPWSKTDEKFNEDLREYVRGCQRLATGTACWRHSYNCERYFKLSQVNDKRELLLDYSYQK, from the exons ATGGATCAACTCAGGAGTCTCGTCTTTTTTATACGTGATGTTGCTTTGAAGCACACACTTGGTACTAGCCATACCAAGAATGATACCACCGAGATATTTGATGAACGTAAAGAAGTCATAAAGAGAGTGTTGAATAAGAAAGTTCTCGTGCCGGATATTCTTGCTCTCATGCCTGGCTGGCTTAGCGAATTCCAACCAGATATTGATGAAATCAACTTGGAAATTGACGAATGGCTGAAAAC CGTCAATgtggcagaggagaagaaagctAAGCACCGAGCCCGTGGCAACTATACCCTCCTAACGGGTATTTACTACCCTCACTGCACAAAGGATAAGATGCTGGTGCTTTCACAGTTTCTTTATTGG ATATTCTTTTGGGACGACG AGATTGACACTGGGGGTGAGCTCACCCACGACAGAGAAGGCACGCTACAGTGTTGCGCTGAGACAAACAAGTGTGTTGACGATTGTCTTGGTCCTAATCCCAATTACACACCTCCACCAGGTTCCCGAGGTACTGTGGAGATATTATATCCTATCCTCAGAGATCTCCGAAAGGGCCTTGGACCTAGTTCCATAGAACGCCTCAGAAAGGAGCTGCACGACTACATCAATG GTGCCAGCACACAACAGGCTGTGAGAGAGGCAGATCATCTTCCTGATCCATGGGATCACTTCAATAATCGTGCAAATGACGTTGGT gCCATCCCTTCTATCACGCAAAACGAATTTGCAATGGAATTTGAGCTCCCAGAGTGGGTACGCAGGCATGAAgccatggaggagattgtcTTGGAGTGTACCAAGTTGACGATTCTTGTCAACGAAGTTCAAAGCTCCCAGAAAGAATTT CGCGTTTCACAACTCGAGAACCTTTGCTTCCTTTTCATGAACACCAACAACCTATCGATTGAAGAGGCCATAGACAAAGTTCTTGGTATTTTGAAAGAGCATTATGAGATTTGTGTGGCTGCGGAGGCCAGGCTTCCTTGGAGCAAAACTGACGAGAAATTTAACGAGGACCTCCGCGAGTATGTACGCGGATGTCAAAGACTAGCGACGGGCACTGCATGCTGGAG ACATAGCTACAATTGTGAGAGATATTTTAAGCTGAGCCAGGTGAATGACAAGCGAGAGCTATTGTTGGATTACTCATACCAAAAATAG
- a CDS encoding glycosyl hydrolases family 31 domain-containing protein encodes MTKFRDGMWLPIEGKRTEYAEDVYTITKRADGRALSLLCPTKQVRSRGDTLNLPTVTLDIEAVFDGVISVEATHWSGAAKKGPDFDLFPQGKPQDDASISVSGKGTTIASGSALTSLQNRSVGFAYGPAPSTPLQLDDMRNFDHYMFTQTTLSVGETVHGLGERFGAFNKVGQSVTLWNSDGGTSSEQAYKNVSFWLSSRGYGVFIDTPDKVDLEVGSERSCRVQTSVKGQRLKWYLIYGPSPKEVLYKYTTLTGRAGRVPAWSFGLWLSTSFTTSYDEKTVSSFLEGMAARDIPVEVFHYDCFWLKAFHWCDFVFDTEMFPEPANMVSRLKASGLVNKVCVWTNPYLGQASPVFKMAAEKGYLLKRKNGDVWQTDLWQAGMGIVDFTNPEATKWFVGCMEALFDTGVSAIKTDFGERIPVNEDIQWHDPNVDPSKMHNYYSFIYNKVVYEALQRRHGKSEAVVFARASTAGCQRFPLQWGGDCESTPEAMAESLRGGLSLGLCGFSFWSVDIGGFEGYPSPWIYKRWVAFGLLTSHSRLHGSNSYRVPWTIDNDDPGEQSCAKTLARWTALKARLMPYLYAQAAESIAGGLPLSVRAMCLEFPEDPTSWYLDRQFMLGSKLLVAPIFEETGEVEFYLPEGRWTNFFTGEVKSGPRWVKEKHDFDTLPLYVRENTILVLGKEGERRTVYNYLEDVEVRLYQVSTGAVHKLVDSEGNEKGTLTIDANNAIAGQNLLQGNPSIQIISK; translated from the exons ATGACAAAGTTTAGAGATGGCATGTGGCTTCCCATAGAGGGGAAGAGGACGGAATATGCAGAGGATGTATATACCATCACGAAGCGGGCGGATGGTCGAGCGCTATCATTACTATGTCCGACGAAGCAGGTTCGTTCGCGGGGTGATACTCTAAACCTGCCTACTGTGACACTT GACATTGAAGCTGTTTTTGATGGCGTGATTTCTGTCGAAGCCACTCACTGGTCTGGAGCTGCAAAGAAGGGGCCTGACTTCGATCTTTTCCCTCAAGGAAAGCCTCAGGACGATGCTAGTATTTCTGTGTCAGGCAAAGGGACGACAATTGCGTCAGGATCT GCCTTAACATCACTACAAAACCGCAGCGTGGGGTTTGCTTATGGTCCAGCGCCTAGCACCCCTCTTCAGCTTGATGATATGAGAAACTTTGATCACTATATGTTCACGCAAACAACACTTAGCGTGGGGGAGACTGTACACGGACTTGGTGAACGGTTTGGCGCATTCAACAAAGTGGGTCAGAGCGTCACTCTATGGAATTCG GATGGTGGCACAAGTTCTGAACAGGCCTACAAGAACGTATCGTTCTGGCTTAGCAGTCGGGGATATGGCGTCTTCATCGATACTCCAGACAAAGTTGACCTGGAAGTTGGAAGCGAACGCTCATGCCGGGTACAAACCAGCGTCAAAGGTCAGCGTCTCAAATGGTATCTGATTTACGGGCCCTCGCCAAAGGAGGTTCTGTATAAATACACCACTTTGACTGGTAGGGCGGGAAGAGTCCCGGCCTGGAGCTTCGGTCTCTGGCTTTCTACATCATTCACAACTAGTTACGATGAAAAGACCGTCAGTTCATTTCTCGAGGGCATGGCAGCTCGCGATATTCCGGTCGAGGTGTTTCACTATGATTGCTTCTGGCTCAAAGCATTCCACTGGTGCGATTTTGTTTTTGATACGGAAATGTTTCCAGAGCCTGCAAACATGGTAAGCCGCCTCAAGGCTAGCGGTCTGGTCAACAAGGTATGCGTCTGGACGAATCCATATCTCGGCCAGGCTTCGCCTGTTTTCAAGATGGCAGCAGAGAAAGGCTATCTATTAAAGAGAAAGAATGGTGATGTCTGGCAGACGGATCTGTGGCAAGCGGGAATGGGAATTGTGGATTTTACGAACCCTGAAGCTACAAAGTGGTTTGTTGGCTGCATGGAAGCTCTCTTCGACACCGGTGTCTCTGCTATTAAGACGGACTTTGGCGAAAGAATCCCGGTCAATGAGGATATACAGTGGCATGACCCAAACGTGGACCCCTCAAAGATGCATAATTACTACTCCTTCATCTACAACAAGGTGGTGTATGAAGCTCTACAGAGGCGCCACGGCAAATCTGAGGCCGTTGTCTTTGCAAGAGCATCGACAGCAGGTTGCCAAAGATTTCCTCTACAATGGGGCGGAGATTGCGAGTCGACTCCTGAAGCAATGGCTGAGTCACTCCGCGGCGGCCTGTCTCTTGGTCTATGtggcttctctttttggagCGTGGATATTGGAGGCTTTGAGGGCTACCCATCACCGTGGATATACAAACGATGGGTTGCCTTTGGCTTATTAACATCACATAGCCGTCTTCATGGTAGTAACAGCTACCGTGTTCCGTGGACGATTGACAATGACGACCCGGGAGAACAGAGCTGCGCGAAGACGTTGGCAAGATGGACTGCTTTAAAGGCCCGCCTCATGCCTTATTTATATGCGCAAGCGGCGGAATCTATTGCAGGCGGTCTTCCGCTAAGTGTTCGCGCCATGTGCTTAG AGTTTCCGGAAGACCCAACCTCGTGGTATCTTGACCGCCAGTTCATGCTTGGATCCAAATTACTGGTGGCTCCAATTTTTGAAGAGACTGGAGAAGTTGAATTCTACTTGCCCGAAGGTCGATGGACGAACTTTTTCACTGGGGAAGTGAAATCCGGACCTAGGTGGGTGAAAGAGAAGCACGACTTTGATACACTGCCACTTTACGTCCGCGAGAACACGATATTAGTTTTAGGCAAAGAAGGCGAGCGGCGGACGGTATACAACTATCTTGAGGACGTTGAAGTTCGTTTGTATCAAGTCAGCACTGGGGCTGTTCATAAGCTGGTGGATAGCGAGGGCAACGAAAAAGGCACGTTAACAATCGATGCCAACAATGCTATTGCAGGTCAAAATCTTCTCCAAGGCAATCCGAGTATTCAGATTATATCTAAATAA
- a CDS encoding sugar transporter domain-containing protein — MAEVHITKAAATHLEETLGEGAIVDAKHASDEEHSQTLLQALKSNRKAVFWSMMISMSIIMEGYDTILMGNFFGYPEFAKKYGTDHGGTVGYQVSAPWQSGLNMGSTVGAIFGGILNGYLVSQLGYRYVMIGALFFMNAFVFIVFFANSAAVLLVGQILCGLSWGVFAVASPSYASEVCPTNLRGYLTTYVNLCWAIGQFIAAGVLEGLIHRQDQWAYRIPFAIQWIWPVPLMIVCFFAPESPWFLVRKDRVDDAKKSLRRLGGEKTEDQINGQLAMMIHTVNIEETQAKESKSYIECFKGTDLRRTEICCVAFFGQILSGSSFAYSPSYFFTTAGMSPDHAYQLNLGGTAIAFLGTVFSWFLITHFGRRTLYVTGQGILCTTLLVIGIINAATSAKNAIWAEAALCIFWLLVYALTVGPLAYAIVSETSSIRLRPLTVSLARTAYQIINIVSQVLEPYFMNPTAWNASGKTGFFWGGTALLTFIWAYFRLPETKGRTYEELDILFAKKVSARKFASEEVDAYETHIQSEVVEKK, encoded by the exons atggcaGAAGTACACATTACAAAGGCGGCGGCCACTCATCTTGAGGAGACTCTCGGTGAAGGGGCGATCGTCGATGCCAAGCATGCCTCCGACGAAGAACATTCCCAGACCTTGTTGCAGGCCTTGAAAAGCAACCGCAAGGCTGTATTCTGGTCCATGATGATCTCTATGAGTATCATTATGGAGGGCTACGACACAATTCTCATGGGCAATTTCTTTG GATATCCCGAGTTCGCAAAGAAATATGGAACGGATCATGGAGGGACTGTGGGGTACCAGGTCTCAGCACCTTGGCAGTCTGGCTTGAATATGGGCTCGACAGTTGGAGCAATTTTTG GCGGTATTTTAAACGGATATCTCGTGTCTCAGCTCGGTTACCGATACGTGATGATTGGAGCATTGTTCTTTATGAATGctttcgtcttcatcgtgtTTTTCGCCAACTCCGCAGCGGTACTACTGGTTGGTCAAATCCTCTGCGGCCTAAGTTGGGGTGTTTTTGCAGTCGCCAGTCCATCGTATGCGTCAGAGGTGTGCCCAACAAACTTGAGAGGTTACCTCACGACCTATGTCAACCTGTGCTGGGCAATCGGCCAGTTCATCGCAGCAGGTGTGCTTGAGGGACTCATCCACCGCCAGGATCAATGGGCATACCGTATTCCATTTGCCATCCAATGGATATGGCCTGTCCCGCTCATGATAGTTTGCTTCTTTGCGCCCGAAAGTCCTTGGTTCCTCGTGCGCAAAGACCGGGTAGAcgatgccaagaagagccTACGACGTctaggaggagagaaaactGAGGACCAAATCAATGGCCAGCTTGCTATGATGATACACACCGTCAACATCGAAGAGACTCAAGCGAAAGAAAGCAAATCTTACATCGAGTGCTTCAAAGGCACTGACCTTCGTCGCACAGAAATTTGCTGCGTGGCCTTTTTCGGGCAGATTCTTTCTGGAAGCTCATTTGCGTACTCTCCTAGTTATTTCTTTACCACAG CTGGCATGAGCCCAGATCACGCATATCAGCTCAACTTGGGTGGAACGGCAATTGCTTTCCTGGGAACAGTATTTTCCTGGTTCTTGATCACCCATTTCGGCCGCAGAACCTTATACGTAACGGGCCAAGGTATCCTATGTACCACGCTCCTCGTTATCGGAATCATTAACGCTGCGACCTCCGCGAAGAACGCCATCTGGGCAGAGGCGGCATTATGCATCTTTTGGCTTCTCGTATATGCGTTAACAGTCGGCCCTCTTGCATACGCAATCGTATCCGAGACATCGTCAATCAGGCTGCGCCCACTTACGGTGTCTTTGGCCAGAACAGCCTATCAG ATCATAAATATTGTTTCACAGGTCCTTGAGCCCTATTTCATGAACCCTACTGCTTGGAACGCATCTGGAAAGACAGGGTTCTTCTG GGGAGGCACAGCTCTATTGACGTTCATCTGGGCTTACTTTCGCCTACCAGAGACCAAAGGCAGGACATACGAAGAACTCGATATTTTGTTTGCAAAGAAGGTGTCTGCTCGGAAATTTGCATCGGAAGAGGTCGACGCATATGAAACGCATATTCAGTCAGAAGTGGTGGAAAAGAAGTGA
- a CDS encoding alpha/beta hydrolase fold domain-containing protein — protein MANITSAIIPAVKHLAVGDYNVFYREAGLADAPTILLLHGFPTSSFMFRHLIPILAVSYHVIALDYPGFGFTTVPSKFPHTFDNLATVTEKFLEALHISKYALYIFDYGAPVGLKLAVRNPKSVTAIISQNGNAYDEGLGPFWDPVKKYWASGSKTDREALEGVLSFNTTEGQYTGGTTDVAALEPESWWLDWTLMANRPGNDDYQLDLFYDYRNNVKQYPEFQEYFRKSQVPLLAVWGEKDTIFIPPGANAFKRDLPKAEIHLLDAGHFTLISNLDQMVGYILPFLAKHLGKGC, from the exons ATGGCAAACATCACCTCGGCTATTATACCGGCCGTCAAACATCTTGCGGTTGGAGATTATAATGTCTTCTACCGAGAAGCTGGTCTAGCCGATGCTCCCACAATCCTACTGCTTCATGGGTTTCCCACGTCTTCATTCATGTTTCGCCACCTGATCCCGATCCTCGCAGTGAGCTATCATGTAATTGCCTTGGACTATCCGGGATTTGGATTCACAACAGTTCCTTCCAAATTTCCTCATACATTCGATAACCTTGCTACTGTTACCGAAAAATTCTTGGAAGCTCTCCATATTTCGAAGTATGCCCTTTATATATTTGACTACGGTGCCCCTGTTGGCTTGAAGCTTGCTGTACGAAACCCCAAAAGCGTAACGGCTATAATTTCGCAAAACGGCAACGCGTACGATGAGGGTCTAGGGCCATTTTGGGATCCCGTGAAAAAATACTGGGCATCGGGAAGCAAGAC TGACCGTGAGGCTTTGGAAGGAGTTCTCTCATTTAACACTACAGAGGGGCAATACACCGGTGGAACTACGGACGTTGCCGCTCTGGAGCCTGAATCATGGTGGCTTGACTGGACTCTCATGGCAAACAGGCCAGGCAACGATGATTATCAACTCGACCTGTTCTATGACTACCGAAACAATGTCAAGCAGTATCCAGAGTTCCAAGAATACTTTCGCAAGTCTCAGGTGCCACTACTTGCTGTGTGGGGCGAGAAAGATACGAT TTTTATTCCACCTGGAGCCAACGCTTTCAAGCGCGACTTGCCCAAGGCTGAGATTCATCTGCTCGATGCTGGACATTTTACATTGATCAGCAACCTAGATCAGATGGTGGGATATATACTCCCGTTCCTTGCCAAACATCTTGGCAAAGGATGTTAG
- a CDS encoding metal binding domain of ada domain-containing protein translates to MENIFYSPDSLQPTTSASFEDDDSRWQAVQERNIRADGMFVTAVRSTKVYCRPVCKSRHPRRCNVLFFVTGQQAQLAGFRPCKRCKPELDGCMPEDPAVQKIRELLQEWERAAVSNTGPSQLSLSQMAKQANVSKWYFHRVFKKFVGVTPVQYLRMCRNTVQGQNQDMNWLDQLADGPVDWLHLTDKFADTENPVTENPFKIPDEGSLAVGGDFYFHN, encoded by the coding sequence ATGGAAAACATCTTCTACTCGCCAGACTCTCTCCAGCCTACGACTTCAGCCAGCTTCGAAGACGATGATTCCCGCTGGCAGGCTGTCCAAGAGCGTAATATTCGTGCTGATGGAATGTTTGTTACTGCTGTGCGCAGCACCAAAGTCTACTGTCGACCGGTCTGCAAATCCAGACACCCTCGCCGCTGCAATGTGCTATTCTTCGTAACGGGACAACAAGCACAATTAGCAGGTTTTCGCCCCTGCAAACGCTGTAAACCGGAACTCGATGGCTGTATGCCAGAAGATCCCGCCGTTCAGAAGATTCGGGAACTACTACAGGAGTGGGAGAGAGCAGCAGTCAGTAACACTGGTCCTAGCCAGTTAAGCCTGAGCCAGATGGCGAAGCAGGCCAACGTTTCGAAATGGTACTTTCATAGAGTCTTTAAGAAGTTTGTTGGAGTGACTCCAGTCCAGTATCTGAGGATGTGTCGGAACACGGTACAGGGGCAAAATCAGGATATGAACTGGCTGGATCAACTAGCTGATGGTCCAGTCGATTGGCTGCATCTGACGGATAAGTTTGCGGATACAGAGAATCCAGTTACGGAAAACCCTTTCAAGATCCCCGATGAAGGCAGTCTAGCCGTTGGTGGGGATTTTTATTTCCATAATTAG